A single genomic interval of Lewinellaceae bacterium harbors:
- the lhgO gene encoding L-2-hydroxyglutarate oxidase produces the protein MNTYDVLIVGGGIVGLSTAYRISMQYPHWKLAILEKESGLATHQTSHNSGVIHSGIYYRPGSFKAKLCQEGYQQLIDFCEREGIDYERCGKVIVATHPDQIPRLQSIQQRGIQNGMKDVLWWGVEQTREREPHVAALASLFVPQAGIIRFADVATKFAEKVRAAGGEIHQNTQVLGITHAPRQVTIETSTRTFTTKLVITCGGLWADRLARMTENRLDLRILPFRGEYYALKEEARHLVNHLIYPVPNPALPFLGVHFTRRITGIIDVGPSAVLAWAREGYQRTDFSWRDMKDWMGFAGSWKLFKGYWKIGLDEYYRSFSKKAFIKAAQHLIPELRADQVEAAPSGVRAQAIRDNGELEEDFRLFKSPGIVHVVNAPSPAATSSLAIGAWIASEAVTAKLD, from the coding sequence ATGAATACGTATGACGTCTTGATCGTAGGTGGTGGTATTGTCGGGCTATCCACAGCCTACCGGATATCCATGCAATACCCGCACTGGAAATTGGCCATACTGGAGAAGGAATCCGGGCTAGCTACCCATCAAACCAGTCACAACAGTGGTGTCATACATTCCGGCATTTACTACCGTCCCGGCAGTTTCAAAGCAAAATTATGTCAAGAGGGATACCAACAATTGATTGACTTCTGTGAACGGGAGGGCATCGATTATGAACGCTGTGGAAAAGTGATCGTTGCTACTCACCCGGACCAGATACCTCGACTGCAATCCATCCAGCAGCGGGGTATCCAAAACGGGATGAAAGATGTCCTGTGGTGGGGCGTTGAACAAACCAGAGAGCGCGAGCCCCATGTAGCGGCACTGGCTTCATTATTTGTACCACAGGCGGGTATCATTCGTTTTGCCGACGTGGCAACCAAATTTGCTGAAAAGGTTCGGGCAGCAGGAGGTGAGATCCATCAAAATACGCAAGTATTGGGTATCACACATGCCCCCCGTCAGGTGACCATCGAGACAAGCACCCGGACTTTTACCACCAAGCTGGTAATAACCTGTGGTGGGCTATGGGCTGACCGGCTGGCCAGGATGACCGAGAATCGGTTGGATCTGCGCATTTTGCCATTCCGGGGTGAATATTATGCCTTAAAGGAAGAAGCCCGCCATCTGGTTAATCACCTAATCTATCCAGTCCCGAACCCTGCCCTACCCTTTTTGGGTGTCCATTTTACCCGGCGCATCACCGGCATCATCGATGTCGGACCGAGCGCAGTATTGGCCTGGGCAAGAGAAGGATATCAACGCACCGATTTTTCCTGGAGGGACATGAAAGACTGGATGGGATTTGCCGGCTCCTGGAAACTCTTTAAAGGTTACTGGAAAATAGGCCTGGACGAATATTACCGTTCATTCTCCAAAAAAGCATTTATCAAGGCCGCACAACATCTCATACCAGAATTGCGAGCAGACCAGGTTGAGGCTGCGCCTTCAGGCGTGCGTGCTCAGGCCATACGTGACAATGGAGAATTGGAGGAAGATTTCAGGTTGTTCAAGAGTCCGGGAATCGTCCATGTAGTTAATGCACCTTCTCCGGCAGCTACTTCGTCACTAGCGATTGGAGCCTGGATCGCCTCAGAAGCAGTCACCGCGAAACTGGACTAA
- a CDS encoding histidine kinase, with protein MVRLKQYWDNLFRVAFVSVWIVLSAQVVLGQDTLSNEMYISPAGELKYETVYHWDRNQGLPGGQLKQTFKDSLGFYWFVTENAITRFDGERFLDFTIKDKDRHLSGAHIQSVWMPDAENLWVFYEDRQTGYDRINAINLSVSYEDFPYGNMIRFYPLDRQRSLWITGNQSEIEIYVKLQSGSRMVRSYVLPSNWDPGQILIRANEQTIFVGNLINDTLLLIHDQQLEQYPVRGQLNTITPRGDRDALLTYENVPGIFRLDLMTMVLDHFGYVSANEYFDGGFKDRQDNIVFSIRSNFKTPKGYIIITPKNEVVPLYLNIDGGEIISDLYSDNIFNEATLATPTGAYYLYKSGNKIHNFFTKKISKGQWGAVMRGMAEAPDGTVYALREFDVLHELSPDHEHSRAILLHLHDTLQNRYLPLSCSSNLAMVDSTVLWGSLCDQQQNAYLFSYNVKNRRSHLFWVGSDMLVRDLTYDRSRNSIWLAVRRNVDNGGLLLRFNLITKQFELWKNKDQENPLDDALPNCIKTDSLQKLWIGTQNGLYRVDPDKNEWQAWTQSNQLPNEQILDFYLVSQEEIALGTEGGFVLFNPKTNRVIQKYDAEAGLNNLTVCSILKDASGNFWLGTFNGLSFINVKDGLVTNYLEQSGISHTEFNRLSVLKDHRGQFYFGGMNGVSVFYPDQLRDKDLDKGLRLVAINQLNRNLGLVRHTDEVPFLKEIVMRPSDVFLELQFYHPDNMNAQNMTLAYKIQEAGSWNITKSNRIRIEQLSPGFYTLRIRGTNIAGNWLEEEWEMPIRVKNVFYKSPYFIVFLLLSAGGLIYGYIKRRTLIIAEEERQKALITKRFAELEMQALQAQMNPHFIFNALSAIQYFVHSNNKKACELYISKFAYLIRSVLEASKNKYISLRDELKIVATYVELERMRFNNKFDFEMDIDGSVKDMNVQIPALFLQPFVENSINHGLFHKKEKGHLQLRVNQAGKNIHILIQDNGIGRLQSVMIKEKSIGAHKSRGLQMMEERKEVYQKVDGYHLNFNIEDLFDGGKPSGTKVIVNIPIFEN; from the coding sequence ATGGTCAGGTTAAAGCAGTACTGGGATAATTTGTTTCGTGTAGCGTTTGTCAGCGTGTGGATTGTGCTGTCTGCTCAGGTTGTGCTTGGTCAGGACACCCTGTCCAATGAAATGTACATAAGTCCGGCGGGTGAATTGAAATACGAGACTGTATATCACTGGGACCGGAATCAGGGCTTGCCGGGGGGGCAACTCAAGCAAACCTTCAAAGACTCTCTGGGATTTTATTGGTTTGTTACGGAAAATGCCATCACCCGATTTGATGGAGAACGCTTTTTGGATTTTACCATCAAGGATAAAGATCGTCACCTTTCAGGAGCTCATATCCAGAGTGTGTGGATGCCGGATGCGGAGAATTTGTGGGTCTTTTACGAGGACCGGCAGACAGGTTATGATCGGATCAATGCCATCAATCTTAGCGTCAGTTACGAAGACTTTCCCTATGGCAATATGATTCGTTTCTATCCGCTGGACCGGCAGCGCTCCCTTTGGATCACTGGAAATCAAAGCGAGATTGAGATATATGTCAAGTTGCAAAGCGGATCGCGGATGGTCCGATCGTATGTATTGCCTTCCAATTGGGATCCGGGACAGATTTTGATCCGGGCTAATGAGCAAACCATTTTTGTCGGTAATCTGATCAATGATACGTTGTTACTGATCCATGATCAGCAATTGGAACAATACCCGGTGCGGGGGCAACTGAATACGATAACCCCGCGCGGGGACCGGGATGCCTTACTCACCTATGAAAATGTTCCGGGCATCTTCCGTCTGGACCTGATGACCATGGTTCTGGATCACTTTGGATACGTCTCTGCCAACGAATATTTTGATGGCGGATTTAAGGATCGCCAGGATAATATTGTTTTTTCCATCCGGAGTAATTTCAAAACACCCAAGGGGTACATTATCATTACTCCGAAGAATGAGGTGGTGCCCCTATACCTGAATATTGATGGGGGAGAGATCATCAGCGACCTGTACAGCGACAACATTTTTAATGAAGCCACCCTGGCGACGCCTACCGGCGCCTATTACCTGTATAAATCCGGAAACAAGATCCACAATTTTTTCACCAAGAAAATCTCGAAAGGACAGTGGGGAGCCGTGATGCGCGGTATGGCTGAAGCGCCTGACGGCACGGTATATGCCTTAAGGGAATTTGATGTATTACACGAGCTGTCACCCGACCATGAACATTCCAGAGCTATTCTGCTCCATCTTCATGATACGCTGCAAAACAGGTATTTACCACTGAGTTGCAGCTCGAACCTGGCTATGGTTGACAGTACAGTCCTGTGGGGAAGTCTCTGTGATCAACAGCAAAATGCCTATTTGTTTTCCTATAATGTGAAGAACCGGCGTTCTCACTTATTCTGGGTTGGTTCAGATATGCTGGTACGCGATCTGACATACGATCGTTCCCGCAACAGTATCTGGCTTGCTGTGCGGAGGAATGTGGATAATGGGGGATTATTGTTGCGTTTTAACCTTATTACCAAGCAATTCGAATTATGGAAAAATAAGGATCAGGAAAATCCTTTGGACGATGCCCTGCCCAATTGCATCAAAACAGATTCCCTGCAAAAGCTGTGGATAGGCACTCAAAACGGATTATACCGGGTCGACCCGGACAAAAATGAATGGCAAGCCTGGACACAATCCAATCAACTACCTAACGAGCAGATATTGGATTTCTACCTGGTCAGTCAGGAAGAGATCGCGCTGGGCACCGAAGGTGGATTTGTATTGTTTAATCCCAAAACAAATCGTGTAATTCAAAAATACGATGCAGAAGCAGGGTTGAATAACCTCACCGTCTGCAGTATCCTGAAGGATGCTTCCGGTAATTTCTGGTTGGGCACATTCAATGGCCTTTCCTTCATTAATGTAAAGGATGGCCTGGTCACGAATTATCTCGAACAAAGCGGAATAAGCCATACGGAATTTAATCGATTGTCGGTATTAAAGGATCACCGGGGTCAATTTTATTTCGGAGGCATGAATGGTGTAAGTGTTTTTTACCCGGATCAGCTTCGTGATAAAGATTTGGACAAAGGCTTGCGGCTGGTCGCTATCAATCAATTAAACAGAAATTTAGGTTTGGTCCGGCACACGGATGAAGTGCCTTTTTTGAAAGAAATTGTCATGCGGCCCTCGGATGTATTTCTGGAACTTCAATTTTACCATCCGGATAATATGAATGCGCAGAACATGACGCTGGCCTATAAGATCCAGGAGGCCGGTAGCTGGAATATTACAAAGAGTAACCGGATTCGCATTGAACAGTTAAGTCCGGGATTTTATACGTTACGGATACGGGGCACAAATATTGCCGGTAACTGGCTTGAAGAGGAATGGGAAATGCCGATCCGCGTAAAAAATGTATTTTACAAAAGTCCCTATTTCATTGTTTTTTTGTTACTCAGTGCAGGAGGATTGATTTATGGTTACATCAAACGAAGGACCTTGATTATTGCGGAGGAAGAAAGGCAGAAAGCGCTGATAACCAAACGGTTTGCTGAACTGGAAATGCAGGCATTACAAGCCCAGATGAATCCGCATTTTATTTTTAATGCATTGAGTGCCATCCAGTATTTTGTACACTCAAATAATAAAAAGGCGTGTGAGCTTTACATCAGTAAATTTGCGTACTTAATCCGCTCTGTCCTCGAAGCATCAAAGAATAAATACATCTCATTGAGGGATGAATTAAAAATTGTAGCAACTTATGTGGAGCTTGAACGAATGCGGTTTAATAACAAGTTTGATTTTGAAATGGATATTGACGGCTCGGTAAAGGATATGAATGTCCAAATTCCGGCATTGTTTTTACAACCATTTGTGGAGAACAGCATCAATCATGGTTTATTCCATAAAAAAGAAAAAGGTCATTTGCAATTGCGTGTAAATCAGGCAGGAAAAAATATTCACATTCTTATCCAGGATAATGGAATTGGCCGGTTGCAATCGGTGATGATCAAGGAGAAATCAATTGGAGCCCACAAAAGTCGCGGTTTACAGATGATGGAAGAACGCAAGGAAGTCTATCAGAAGGTGGACGGCTATCATTTGAATTTTAATATTGAGGATTTATTTGATGGCGGTAAACCTTCCGGAACCAAAGTAATAGTAAATATTCCCATTTTCGAAAATTAG
- a CDS encoding response regulator transcription factor, whose translation MIRVVLVDDEEYPRLLLKELLEESFPEIEIIGEADNADDAYVLIEDEEPDLVFLDIAMPEKTGFDLLQMFDHPEFEVIFVTGYDQYALDAFNHFAIGYLLKPIDSSMLSEAVLNAKKRIESKKSNANIQELLQHLSNSSRKTNRIGIPTMEGLEFVEMNEIIRCEGDQKYTKVYLTNRTNILSSYNIGEFRRILEHHNFFQCHKSHLVNLNHVRKYNKEGTLHMSDDSSVPVSKRKKIEFLNQLPRL comes from the coding sequence ATGATACGAGTTGTTTTAGTGGACGATGAAGAATATCCGCGTTTATTGTTAAAGGAATTGCTGGAGGAAAGTTTTCCTGAAATAGAGATTATCGGTGAGGCAGACAATGCCGATGATGCCTATGTGCTAATTGAAGATGAAGAGCCGGATCTGGTTTTTCTGGATATAGCCATGCCGGAGAAGACGGGGTTTGATCTGTTGCAGATGTTCGATCATCCGGAATTCGAAGTCATCTTTGTAACCGGTTATGATCAGTATGCATTGGATGCATTTAATCACTTTGCCATAGGTTACTTACTGAAACCCATTGACAGCAGCATGCTTTCGGAAGCGGTATTGAATGCTAAAAAGCGCATTGAGAGTAAAAAATCCAATGCTAATATTCAGGAATTGTTACAACATCTTAGCAACTCCTCGCGGAAGACCAATCGGATAGGTATTCCCACCATGGAAGGTTTGGAGTTTGTTGAGATGAATGAAATCATCCGGTGTGAAGGAGATCAAAAGTATACGAAGGTTTATCTGACGAACAGGACCAATATCCTGAGTTCATACAATATTGGCGAATTCAGGCGTATCCTGGAGCACCATAACTTTTTTCAGTGTCACAAGTCTCACCTGGTGAACTTAAACCATGTAAGAAAATACAATAAAGAAGGCACTTTACACATGTCGGATGACAGCTCGGTGCCGGTTTCAAAACGTAAAAAGATCGAGTTTCTGAACCAACTTCCCAGGTTATAA
- a CDS encoding site-specific integrase, producing MSQLSDRFQRDLNIRNYSPRTIRSYTLALRQIGRHTGKCPSQVSIPELKDYLDFQVKQGKSWSTINVIISAVNLLYTETLGEPPILDRINRPKTPVKLPSVLSTEEVASFLGCIRNLKHRTLFMTTYSAGLRIGEACRLKVTDIDSARMRIIVRNAKGHKDREVILSQKLLDQLRSYYKFYRPTEFLFMGQKPNTPLTYRAALDVFKKSLARAGVHKHASTHTLRHSYATHLLDKGIDLRIIQATLGHKSIKTTLKYCHLTNNRYAGVTSPLDDLNL from the coding sequence ATGAGTCAATTAAGTGATCGGTTCCAACGGGACCTTAACATTCGTAATTACAGCCCTCGAACCATTCGCAGTTATACCCTGGCGCTTCGGCAAATTGGTAGGCACACCGGCAAATGCCCTTCCCAAGTTTCCATACCAGAGTTGAAGGACTATCTGGATTTTCAGGTCAAGCAAGGTAAAAGTTGGTCCACCATTAACGTGATCATCTCTGCGGTTAACCTCCTGTACACCGAGACCCTGGGCGAGCCCCCTATTCTCGATCGCATCAACCGGCCCAAGACACCGGTTAAATTGCCTTCCGTCCTTTCTACAGAAGAGGTAGCTTCCTTTCTGGGATGTATTCGCAACCTCAAACATCGTACCCTGTTTATGACTACCTATTCCGCCGGATTACGCATCGGTGAAGCTTGTCGATTGAAAGTCACCGATATCGACTCCGCACGCATGCGCATCATCGTTCGCAATGCCAAAGGACATAAGGATCGTGAAGTGATCCTATCCCAAAAGCTCCTTGACCAGTTGCGCTCCTATTATAAGTTCTACCGTCCCACAGAATTCCTTTTCATGGGTCAAAAACCAAATACACCCCTTACCTATCGTGCCGCTCTGGATGTCTTTAAAAAATCCTTGGCACGCGCCGGAGTCCACAAACACGCTTCCACCCATACCTTGCGGCATTCCTATGCCACTCATCTCCTCGACAAAGGCATCGACTTGCGCATCATCCAGGCCACGCTCGGTCATAAGTCCATCAAAACAACTCTTAAGTATTGCCACCTCACCAACAATCGTTATGCCGGCGTGACCAGTCCGCTGGATGACCTCAACCTCTAA
- a CDS encoding IS91 family transposase — translation MRPQWEVADVLHLVAEQLKEDPSLPQVVKKTITDILQCRTSALGGHLLECPNCKHTVISYNSCRNRHCPKCQYSKREQWLLDRSVDVLPVRYFHVVFTLPHLLNPVAKAFPRVVYHALFHAAWMTIQTLSMDPKWLGAHSAMIALLHTWGQNLSFHPHLHCIIPQGGFVPQLNRWVYAYHRKMLFPVRVISALYRRFFLDLLQQAFSNKQILWSLTDWNTLMQKAQSKSFNVFAKLPFTGPHKVLEYLSRYSHRVAITNQRLIHVSKESVQFSYRDYRDNSSKTMSLNPWEFARRFLQHVLPKGFAKIRHYGFLSNKAKEVYMPAILAFFERRRPAKIRFDLIEHFINIFNTDLSICPHCHKGKLLPIAQLPPARGDPSCIISRHLLNNISIPIDF, via the coding sequence ATGCGTCCCCAATGGGAAGTGGCCGATGTCCTGCATCTCGTCGCTGAGCAACTCAAGGAGGATCCTTCATTACCCCAGGTGGTCAAAAAAACCATCACCGATATCCTCCAATGCCGTACTAGCGCCCTTGGAGGTCATCTGCTCGAGTGTCCTAACTGTAAACACACTGTCATCTCCTATAACTCTTGTCGTAATCGCCATTGCCCCAAATGCCAGTACTCCAAACGCGAACAATGGTTGCTCGATCGCAGTGTCGATGTCCTCCCCGTTCGCTACTTCCATGTTGTATTTACGTTGCCTCACCTGCTCAATCCGGTGGCTAAAGCCTTTCCCAGGGTGGTGTATCACGCGCTCTTCCATGCAGCTTGGATGACCATTCAAACTTTGAGCATGGATCCTAAATGGCTAGGAGCGCATTCCGCTATGATTGCCCTGCTGCACACTTGGGGTCAAAACCTCTCCTTTCATCCCCATCTCCATTGCATCATCCCGCAGGGAGGCTTCGTCCCACAGCTGAATCGTTGGGTTTATGCCTACCATCGCAAAATGCTCTTTCCCGTCCGCGTTATCAGTGCACTCTACCGTCGATTCTTCCTTGATTTACTTCAACAGGCTTTCTCCAATAAGCAAATACTTTGGTCCCTTACGGATTGGAATACTTTAATGCAAAAGGCTCAAAGTAAATCTTTTAATGTCTTCGCTAAGTTGCCTTTTACCGGTCCTCATAAAGTCCTCGAATATCTCAGTCGGTATTCCCATCGCGTGGCCATTACCAATCAACGATTGATCCACGTTTCCAAGGAGTCCGTTCAGTTTTCCTACCGCGATTACCGCGACAACAGCTCCAAAACCATGTCGCTTAATCCCTGGGAATTCGCCCGTCGTTTCCTCCAGCATGTACTCCCTAAGGGGTTTGCCAAAATCCGTCATTACGGCTTCTTATCCAATAAAGCCAAAGAAGTCTACATGCCAGCCATTCTTGCTTTCTTCGAGCGCCGTAGACCTGCTAAAATTCGCTTTGACCTAATCGAACATTTCATCAATATCTTCAACACTGATCTTTCCATTTGTCCCCACTGTCACAAAGGCAAACTCCTGCCCATAGCTCAATTACCACCTGCGCGTGGCGATCCGTCCTGTATCATCTCCAGGCATCTCTTGAACAATATTTCAATTCCTATTGATTTTTAA